One Drechmeria coniospora strain ARSEF 6962 chromosome 01, whole genome shotgun sequence genomic region harbors:
- a CDS encoding condensin complex component SMC2, whose translation MRVIEVIIDGFKSYAVRTVISGWDESFNSITGLNGSGKSNILDSICFVLGITNMSTVRAQNLQDLIYKRGQAGVTKASVTIVFDNRDKKKSPIGFEEYATISVTRQIVLGGTSKYLINGHRAQQQTVQNLFQSVQLNINNPNFLIMQGRITKVLNMKPVEILAMIEEAAGTRMFEDRRDKALKTMAKKELKLQELRELLKDEIEPKLEKLRTEKRAFLDFQQTQNDLERLTRLVVAYDYIRCQEKVKQSAADLEGKKQRHKTLEDSSARLKGEISHLEEDVNKVRAQRDKEVKKGGKAQALEEMVKKHANELVRLATVMDLKNTSLAEEREKKAVVEKAVTELEATLKDKTTAFQNAKTAYDVAKDELAKQSQDAESKEELLQTLQTGVASKDGQENGYQGQLQDARNRATTAATEQEQAKLKITHLQSRLKEEEPRAKKAKEQNAGLLRDLDGLKSQAQRLEKELNKLGFEPGQEEEMYKRESTLQESVRNLRQDSDKLKRQVANIDFNYADPVPGFDRSKVKGLVAQLFTLDKEHTKAGTALEICAGGRLYNVVVDSEVTGTQLLQKGKLRKRVTIIPLNKIAAFKASAETVATAQNIAPGKVDLALSLVGYDEEISAAMEYVFGNTLICADAETAKQVTFDPNVRMRSITLEGDAYDPSGTLSGGSSPNSSGVLVTLQKLNSITMQLHEAEHSLQKVQAIIAKERSKLDQARRVKQDLDLKTHEIKLAEEQISGNSSSSIIQEVENMKSTIAELQESISDAKKRQSEASVDIKRIEKDMKDFDTNKDAKLVELQKSLDKLRSTLEKNSAAVKSLQKELQGAQLDLEQVGGDLSSARDQVQEVELGITAQKQDIEGLAAQQVELGETHNKVQAQLDDERAKLHLFDDELRALEEATRSKNARIAEEGLEMQKLGHQIERFHKEQQGAVENVARLEADHEWIEDEKDKFGRGGTPYDFQGQNIGECKSTLRNLTERFQGMKKKINPKVMNMIDSVEKKEVTLKHMIKTVIRDKRKIEETIVSLDDYKKKALHETWQKVNGDFGNIFSELLPGGSFAKLDPPEDKTISDGLEVKVCLGKVWKQSLTELSGGQRSLVALSLIMALLQFKPAPMYILDEVDAALDLSHTQNIGRLIKTRFKGSQFIVVSLKDGMFQNANRIFRTRFSEGTSMVQALTPADLK comes from the exons ATGAGGGTGATTGAAGTTATCATCGAC GGCTTCAAGTCGTATGCCGTTCGGACAGTGATCTCAGGATG GGACGAGAGTTTCAATTCCATCACTGGTCTGAATGGCAGTGGCAAGTCGAATATTCTCGACTCAATATGTTTTGTTCTTGGTATCACCAACATGTCCACGGTTCGAGCGCAGAACCTTCAG GATCTCATCTACAAGCGCGGTCAAGCTGGTGTCACCAAGGCCAGCGTGACGATTGTGTTCGACAACCGAGACAAGAAGAAGTCACCTATCGGTTTTGAGGAATATGCCACAATTAGTGTCACCCGCCAAATTGTCCTGGGCGGCACCTCCAAATACCTCATCAACGGACATCGAGCGCAGCAGCAAACAGTCCAGAATCTGTTCCAGTCTGTTCAACTGAACATTAACAACCCAAACTTCCTCATCATGCAGGGACGAATCACCAAGGTCCTGAACATGAAGCCTGTTGAAATATTAGCCATGATCGAGGAAGCGGCAGGAACGAGAATGTTTGAGGATCGGAGAGACAAGGCGCTGAAGACGATGGCCAAGAAAGAGCTGAAGCTGCAGGAGCTCAGGGAGCTGCTGAAGGATGAGATCGAGCCCAAGCTCGAGAAGCTTCGCACAGAAAAACGGGCGTTCCTGGATTTCCAGCAAACACAGAACGATCTCGAGCGCCTCACGAGACTGGTAGTTGCATATGACTACATCAGGTGTCAGGAAAAGGTGAAGCAGTCTGCGGCGGATCTGGAGGGTAAGAAGCAACGACACAAGACTTTGGAGGATTCCTCGGCCCGTCTTAAGGGCGAGATTTCCCACCTTGAGGAGGACGTCAACAAGGTCCGAGCTCAGCGGGATAAGGAGGTCAAAAAGGGCGGCAAAGCTCAGGCGCTTGAAGAAATGGTCAAGAAGCACGCCAATGAACTTGTTCGTCTTGCCACCGTCATGGATTTGAAGAACACGAGTTTGGCAGAGGAACGGGAAAAGAAGGCGGTCGTGGAGAAGGCCGTCACCGAACTGGAAGCGACTCTGAAAGACAAAACAACGGCCTTCCAGAACGCCAAGACGGCATATGACGTTGCCAAGGACGAACTTGCAAAGCAGAGCCAGGATGCCGAATCCAAGGAAGAGCTTCTGCAAACGTTGCAAACAGGAGTTGCATCCAAGGACGGCCAGGAGAATGGGTATCAGGGTCAGCTGCAGGACGCGCGGAATCGTGCTACCACGGCGGCAACTGAGCAGGAGCAAGCCAAGCTCAAGATTACTCATCTACAGAGCCGGTTGAAAGAGGAAGAGCCGCGGGCCAaaaaggccaaggagcaGAACGCGGGACTGCTTCGCGACTTGGACGGTCTCAAATCGCAGGCTCAGCGGCTAGAGAAGGAGCTGAACAAGCTCGGCTTCGAACCTGGTCAAGAAGAAGAGATGTACAAGCGGGAGTCGACGTTGCAAGAATCGGTACGGAACTTGCGACAAGACTCGGACAAGCTGAAGCGCCAAGTTGCCAATATCGACTTTAACTACGCAGATCCCGTTCCCGGATTTGATCGATCCAAAGTCAAGGGCTTGGTAGCGCAGCTGTTCACGCTTGACAAGGAGCACACCAAAGCCGGCACCGCACTCGAGATTTGTGCTGGAGGACGTCTGTACAATGTCGTGGTCGATTCCGAGGTTACCGGCACACAACTGCTTCAGAAGGGCAAGCTGAGGAAGCGAGTGACCATCATTCCTCTCAACAAGATTGCAGCGTTCAAGGCGTCAGCCGAGACAGTTGCGACAGCACAAAACATCGCGCCCGGCAAGGTCGACCTTGCGCTGTCTCTGGTTGGCTACGATGAGGAGATCTCCGCGGCGATGGAGTACGTCTTTGGCAACACGCTGATCTGCGCGGACGCGGAAACGGCGAAACAGGTCACGTTCGACCCTAATGTGAGGATGAGGAGCATTACTCTTGAGGGAGACGCCTACGACCCTTCCGGGACGCTATCAGGCGGCAGCTCACCCAACTCGAGCGGCGTCCTGGTCACTCTGCAAAAGCTAAACAGCATTACGATGCAGCTGCATGAAGCGGAGCATTCGTTGCAGAAAGTCCAAGCGATTATCGCCAAGGAGCGGTCCAAGTTGGACCAAGCTCGCCGGGTCAAGCAGGACCTCGACTTGAAGACGCACGAGATCAAACTGGCCGAAGAGCAGATTAGCGGaaactcgtcctcgtcgatcATTCAGGAAGTTGAGAACATGAAGTCGACGATTGCCGAGCTGCAGGAGAGTATATCTGACGCGAAGAAGCGCCAATCGGAGGCTAGCGTAGACATCAAGCGCATCGAGAAGGACATGAAGGACTTTGATACCAACAAGGACGCCAAGCTAGTTGAACTGCAGAAGTCGCTCGACAAGCTCCGATCTACCCTGGAGAAGAACTCGGCGGCGGTCAAGTCGCTGCAGAAAGAGCTTCAAGGCGCGCAGTTGGATCTGGAacaggtcggcggcgatcTGTCGAGTGCCCGGGACCAGGTTCAAGAGGTTGAGCTTGGAATAACGGCACAGAAGCAGGACATTGAAGGGCTCGCGGCGCAGCAAGTAGAACTCGGCGAGACGCACAACAAGGTCCAGGcacagctcgacgacgagcgagccaAGCTGCATCTGTTTGACGACGAGCTTCGGGCTTTAGAGGAGGCGACCCGGTCCAAGAATGCGCGCATCGCCGAAGAAGGTCTCGAGATGCAGAAGCTCGGCCATCAGATCGAGCGTTTCCATAAAGAACAGCAAGGGGCAGTGGAGAATGTCGCACGGCTCGAGGCCGATCACGAATGGATAGAGGACGAGAAGGACAAGTTTGGCCGGGGCGGTACTCCATACGACTTCCAAGGCCAAAACATTGGCGAATGCAAGTCAACCCTGCGCAACTTGACGGAGCGCTTCCAGGggatgaagaagaagatCAACCCCAAGGTCATGAACATGATTGACAGCGTCGAAAAGAAAGAGGTGACGCTGAAGCACATGATCAAGACGGTCATCCGCGACAAGCGCAAGATTGAGGAGACGATTGTCAGCCTCGACGACTACAAGAAGAAGGCGCTCCACGAGACGTGGCAGAAGGTCAACGGAGATTTCGGTAACATTTTCTCCGAACTCCTGCCTGGGGGGAGCTTTGCGAAGCTCGATCCGCCCGAGGACAAGACGATcagcgacggcctcgaggtcaaGGTTTGTCTTGGTAAGGTGTGGAAGCAGAGCTTGACGGAGCTGAGCGGTGGCCAACG ATCTCTCGTCGCCCTGTCACTCATCATGGCCCTACTGCAGTTCAAGCCAGCGCCGATGTATATcctggacgaggtcgacgccgcaCTCGATCTTTCGCATACGCAAAACATTGGACGGCTCATCAAGACGCGCTTCAAGGGGTCACAGTTTATCGTCGTCAGTCTCAAGGACGGCATGTTCCAGAACGCCAACCGCATCTTCCGCACGCGCTTCAGCGAGGGCACCAGCATGGTCCAGGCCTTGACTCCGGCAGACCTGAAGTAA